In a genomic window of Festucalex cinctus isolate MCC-2025b chromosome 11, RoL_Fcin_1.0, whole genome shotgun sequence:
- the LOC144030693 gene encoding intraflagellar transport protein 88 homolog isoform X2, whose product MYPEALSSYGEIVKNKMFTNGGCLRINMANIWVKQKNYPQAIKYYRMALDHISDDYRQMRIKIMQNIGSVFVLLGQYLDAVASFEHIMSNSANVRTGYNLVLCYYAICNTDGMKNAFRKLLAVPLNVQHEDKYIAANDDIKSKMLMEVIKDDKLHQMETALKARAEKYVLTSAKLIAPAIETSFAAGFDWCVDLVKNSPYVVLANDLQLKKAMTFFRHMYFDQAMKILKEVTKQESRVKSAAANNLSSLFILEKDYKQAEHYADLAMNADRYNPGAFVCKGNTEFLKQDYAKATEFFKEALRNDSYCTEALRNLGLTYKKLNRFNDALDCFLKLHAILRDSAEVMYQLADIYELLEDPHPAVEWLMQVTSVVPNDPKALAKLGDLHDLEGDKSEALYYYCESFQLFPCNVEVIEWLAAYYVQTQLFEKAVHFFDRAILMQPSEVRWQLMVASCHRRSGDRPKALETYKEIHRKFPEDAQCLRFLVHLCQSMSQLEGHDYASKLKKVEKMEELREQRAKADREGSTRSKRTDNADMTVESVPKGERAVVPVMSLPASGEPYESCGSPEELDASYVDPLGPLADQPRTGAKKQLDDDIFAGEDLGDELLPE is encoded by the exons GATCAAGATCATGCAGAACATCGGCAGCGTCTTCGTGCTGCTGGGCCAGTACTTGGACGCCGTGGCGTCCTTCGAGCACATCATGAGCAACAGTGCCAACGTAAGGACCGGCTACAACCTGGTCCTCTGCTACTACGCCATCTGCAACACCGACGGCATGAAGAACGCCTTCCGCAAGCTCCTCGCCGTGCCCCTCAATGTGCAGCACGAAGACAAGTACATCGCCGCTAAC GATGACATCAAATCCAAAATGTTGATGGAGGTCATCAAGGACGACAAGCTGCACCAAATGGAGACAGCCTT GAAAGCTCGCGCTGAGAAGTACGTGCTGACCTCCGCCAAGCTTATCGCTCCGGCCATCGAGACTTCTTTTGCAGCTGGATTTGACtg GTGCGTGGACTTGGTAAAGAATTCTCCGTATGTGGTGCTGGCCAACGACCTGCAATTGAAAAAGGCCATGACCTTCTTCAGACATATGTACTTTGACCAG GCCATGAAAATCCTCAAGGAAGTCACCAAGCAGGAGAGCCGAGTCAAAAGCGCCGCAGCCAACAACCTCTCCAGCCTCTTCATCCTG GAGAAAGACTACAAACAGGCCGAGCACTACGCCGACCTGGCTATGAACGCCGACCGCTACAACCCGGGAGCCTTCGTGTGCAAAGGCAACACGGAGTTCCTCAAGCAGGACTACGCCAAGGCGACAGAGTTCTTCAAAGAGGCGCTGAGGAACGACTCATACTGCACCGAAGCGCTCAGGAACCTGG gtctCACGTACAAGAAGCTGAATCGTTTTAACGACGCGCTGGACTGCTTCCTGAAGCTTCACGCCATCCTCAGGGACAGCGCCGAGGTCATGTATCAGCTGGCTGACAT CTACGAGCTCCTGGAGGACCCCCACCCGGCGGTGGAATGGCTGATGCAAGTCACCAGCGTGGTCCCCAATGACCCCAAGGCTCTGGCCAAGCTGGGGGATCTGCACGACCTGGAGGGGGACAAGTCGGAGGCCCTATATTACTACTGCgag TCCTTCCAGCTGTTCCcgtgcaacgtggaggtgaTCGAGTGGTTGGCGGCCTACTACGTGCAGACGCAGCTCTTCGAGAAGGCCGTTCACTTCTTTGACCGAGCCATCCTCATGCA ACCGAGCGAGGTGAGGTGGCAGCTGATGGTGGCCAGCTGTCACAGGAGAAGCG gaGACAGACCGAAAGCTCTTGAAACCTACAAAGAAATCCACCGCAAGTTCCCGGAAGATGCGCAAT gtCTCCGCTTTTTGGTGCATCTGTGTCAGTCCATGAGCCAGCTGGAAGGTCACGACTACGCCAGCAAACTCAAGAAGGTGGAGAAGATGGAGGAGCTCAGAGAACAA agAGCAAAGGCAGACCGAGAAGGAAGTACAAGAAGCAAAAGAACAGACAATGCAGACATGACTGTTG AAAGTGTTCCCAAAGGCGAGCGTGCAGTTGTCCccgtgatgtcacttcctgccTCCGGCGAGCCATACGAGAGCTGCGGCAGCCCCGAAGAACTGG ATGCGTCCTACGTGGACCCACTGGGCCCCCTCGCCGACCAGCCCAGGACCGGAGCCAAGAAGCAGCTGGACGACGACATCTTTGCCGGGGAGGACCTCGGAGATGAGCTACTGCCTGAGTAg
- the eef1akmt1 gene encoding EEF1A lysine methyltransferase 1 gives MASSRRDDVDLRSPSLRMSSDDDDDVPTLSAHTLAALQEFYEETRGEGNRNDPPTANDHFAVGAVGEDWRMSQFWYTEDTATRLAEELLNQAGEGGRIACVSAPSVYQKLKQLLGPGGRPASVVVLEYDRRFAVYGEDFVFYDYKHPLALAERGVAPGSFDVVLADPPYLSAECLTKVAQTVKYLSKGKVLLCTGAIMENLARDLLDVKVCHFLPQHERNLSNDFRCFVNYPSRLLSC, from the exons ATGGCCTCATCGAG ACGAGATGATGTCGACCTTCGTTCTCCGTCGTTAAGGATGAgcagcgacgacgacgacgacgtcccGACGCTGTCGGCTCACACGCTGGCAGCTCTGCAGGAGTTTTACGAGGAGACCCGAGGCGAGGGAAACCGTAATGACCCCCCCACAGCCAATGACCACTTCGCCGTGGGAGCCGTTGGCGAGGACTGG CGGATGAGTCAATTCTGGTACACTGAAGACACAGCTACGCGATTGGCTGAGGAGCTTCTAAACCAAGCTGGAGAAGGTGGAAG GATTGCGTGCGTGAGCGCCCCCAGCGTTTACCAGAAGCTAAAGCAGCTGCTCGGCCCCGGCGGCCGTCCCGCATCCGTGGTCGTCCTGGAGTACGACCGGCGCTTCGCCGTCTACGGCGAAGACTTCGTCTTCTACGACTACAAGCATCCGCTGGCGTTGGCGGAGCGCGGCGTGGCGCCTGGCAGCTTCGACGTGGTCCTGGCCGACCCGCCTTACCTCTCTGCGGAGTGTCTCACCAAAGTGGCCCAAACTGTCAAGTACCTCAGCAAAGGAAAAGTGCTGCTGTGCACag GAGCCATCATGGAGAACCTGGCCAGGGATCTCCTGGACGTGAAAGTGTGTCACTTCCTGCCTCAGCACGAGCGCAACTTGTCCAACGACTTCCGATGTTTCGTCAACTACCCGTCGCGGTTGTTGTCCTGCTGA